In Arachis hypogaea cultivar Tifrunner chromosome 17, arahy.Tifrunner.gnm2.J5K5, whole genome shotgun sequence, a single window of DNA contains:
- the LOC140180617 gene encoding subtilisin-like protease SBT5.4 translates to MEAMIYSYTRHINDFAAMLRDEEAAEIASVWPESPSFRDEGIGPIPSRWKGSCDGGSPDFHCNKKLIGARYFNKGYAAYAGPSVLKNGTLNTVRDYEGHGSHTLSTLGGNFVPGANVFGFGNGTAEGGSPKARVASYKVCWPRVDGGECFDADIMAAFDMAIHDGVDILSLSLGGDPVDYFEDGIAIGAYHAFSKGITVVCSDGNSGPKRGSVSNIASWILTVACKHLSYYFDEFNRLSNKNNLLNCEPQVILKHSIDWKI, encoded by the exons ATGGAAGCAATGATTTATTCTTACACAAGGCATATCAATGACTTTGCTGCAATGCTCCGAGATGAAGAGGCTGCTGAAATTGCAA GTGTATGGCCAGAATCTCCTAGTTTTAGAGATGAGGGCATAGGTCCCATTCCTTCAAGATGGAAGGGATCTTGTGACGGTGGTAGTCCTGACTTTCATTGCAACAA GAAGCTGATAGGAGCAAGGTACTTCAACAAAGGGTATGCTGCATATGCAGGGCCAAGTGTACTGAAGAACGGTACTCTTAACACGGTACGAGATTATGAAGGTCATGGATCACACACACTATCAACATTAGGTGGAAACTTTGTCCCCGGCGCTAACGTCTTCGGCTTTGGCAATGGAACCGCGGAAGGCGGCTCTCCTAAAGCTCGAGTGGCTTCTTACAAGGTTTGTTGGCCGCGAGTTGACGGCGGTGAGTGCTTTGATGCTGATATCATGGCGGCTTTCGACATGGCTATACATGATGGTGTGGACATTCTTTCCCTCTCTCTTGGAGGGGATCCCGTTGACTACTTTGAAGATGGTATCGCCATTGGTGCATACCATGCTTTCAGCAAGGGAATCACCGTAGTGTGCTCTGATGGCAACTCGGGACCAAAACGGGGATCTGTCTCCAACATTGCGTCTTGGATACTCACGGTAGCTTGCAAGCACCTTTcatattattttgatgaattcaatcgattgagtaacaaaaACAATTTATTGAATTGTGAACCTCAGGTTATTTTGAAGCATTCAATTGATTGGAAGATATAa
- the LOC112765607 gene encoding bifunctional phosphatase IMPL2, chloroplastic encodes MRSAVSASQIPTFLAKPVTHLPSESLRTAGHGQSFAAPSALSLCHFTGGGLQAIRPRARAMAASTPNAPPHLNLFADVANKVADAAGVVIRQYFRSKFDIIQKDDLSPVTIADQSAEEAMVSIILDNFPSHAIYGEEKGWRCTQDTADYVWVLDPIDGTKSFITGKPLFGTLIALLHNGTPILGIIDQPVLRERWVGMTGETTTLNGKHVSTRACSNLSQAYLYTTSPHLFSGDAEDAFFRVRDKVKIPLYGCDCYAYALLSSGFVDLVVESGLKPYDFLALIPVIEGAGGVITDWKGQKLHWEASPLSTATSFNVVAAGDKHIHQQTIDSLQWK; translated from the exons ATGAGGTCTGCCGTTAGTGCGTCGCAAATACCAACCTTTTTGGCAAAACCAGTAACCCATCTTCCATCAGAATCCCTAAGAACTGCTGGTCATGGACAATCCTTCGCAGCGCCGTCGGCGTTGAGCTTATGCCACTTTACCGGTGGCGGGCTTCAGGCTATACG ACCCAGAGCCAGAGCCATGGCGGCGTCCACTCCCAACGCGCCTCCCCACCTGAACCTCTTTGCCGACGTGGCCAACAAAGTTGCCGATGCTGCCGGAGTGGTCATCCGTCAGTATTTCAGGAGTAAATTTGACATTATTCAGAAAGACGACCTCA GTCCAGTAACAATTGCAGATCAATCCGCCGAGGAGGCCATGGTTTCCATCATATTAGACAATTTCCCTTCTCATGCTAT TTATGGAGAGGAAAAGGGGTGGAGGTGTACACAAGACACTGCTGACTATGTCTGGGTCCTGGATCCTATTGATGGCACAAAGAGCTTCATCACTG GAAAACCCCTGTTTGGAACTCTGATTGCTCTTCTGCACAACGGTACACCA ATCCTTGGCATCATTGATCAACCTGTCCTGAGAGAAAGATGGGTCGGGATGACCGGAGAGACGACTACACTCAATGGAAAACATGTGTCCACACGCGCTTGCTCCAACCTCTCTCAAGCATACCTATATACCACAAGCCCGCATCTCTTCAGCGGAGATGCAGAGGACGCATTCTTCCGTGTTAGGGACAAG GTTAAGATTCCATTATATGGTTGTGACTGCTATGCATATGCTCTTTTGTCTTCTGGCTTTGTGGATCTTGTTGTTGAGTCCGGTCTCAAG CCATACGATTTTCTTGCATTGATACCTGTTATTGAAGGAGCTGGAGGTGTCATAACTGATTGGAAAGGACAAAAGCTTCATTGGGAAGCTTCTCCACTTTCAACTGCAACAA GTTTTAATGTCGTGGCGGCTGGTGACAAACACATCCATCAACAGACAATAGATTCATTGCAGTGGAAGTGA